Genomic window (Rhododendron vialii isolate Sample 1 chromosome 4a, ASM3025357v1):
ATATAGTATTAATTACTGgcgagtgattttcgcactctctAAATTGTTAATCGCGCTCCCCAAAAGCTAATAATTTGGAGAGTACCTTCGACCGCGGTTAACAATTTAGAGAGTATGAAAATCAACCCCCTATTTACTTCTTGTATTATTGTTAGCTAATTAGGCTTTAGCTCTCCTACATCTATACGTTGACAGATTTatttagaaatttaaaaatacaaacaataaaaaatattttagtacTCTTTCTGTTAAATAACATAAAAACGCCGAAAGCTCAAAATCAGATTGCAATTCCGCCAAACTAAGAGGCATTTGGCCTAGCTAGTTGGAGACAAAAGCCTACCAAAAAAGTAAGAACATTCATATCCTACAACGTGCGTAAATAGGATAAATGACAAAGAAATCTGGATAATTATGTCTTCttgtaattttgtattttgggcCAAAAATGTAATGTTTAGTTTTGGGCCATAAAATGTAAGTATGTAATTGGGCCATGTTTAAGTTGTTTGTAGTTGGGTTAATATGTGAATTGTGTGGGTCCAAGTAAGGTCCAaatttgtatctctctctctatatatagcATGTAAAGACTTTTCTAGAACCAAGTGGAATGAAAAAAATCAGAGAGCTTCCCCTGATCCCCCTGTTTTCCAGTTTGTGCGTGTTCACCCGAAACCCATCTCGGCATTCAATTGCTTGCTTTAATTACTAATTTCTTCCGTAATCAAGTAAAGGCTAAGGCTAATCTTAGCCAACagagtggtatcagagctagttCCCATCAACAACAACTGGGCGTGAAGATTTGGGACGGAAAAACAAACCCCGGTGCCAAAGAAGATGGCGAGTTCGAGTAATCAAGTTTTCAGAGCTCAACAACCTCTGTACCCAATATTTAACGatgaaaattatgatttttgGTGTGTAAAAATAAAACCCTACTTGAATCAAATGATTTGATGGAGTATGTTGAAGAAGGGTTTGATGACCCTGAAGATGTGAGCGAGTTGACAGATGCTGAAAAGCAACAATTGAAAGTGCATAAAAGGAAGAATGCAAGAGCCCTCTCAATGATTCAACAAGAACTTGCCGATACGATCTTTCCGAGGATTATCAATGAGACTAAAGCAAAGGATGCTTGGGACATCCTTCAAAAGGAGTAATAGGCGCGTGATATCGTAGATATAAGTGTctaagtagggcatattagagcatctccagccttaatccattttaagactcaaatttaaaaatgatgcaaaaactacaaaaatctctctccaatctttgacccaaacccttctcCATTTTGAGTTTTACCCATTTCTTTGCCCAAATCTaggacaacttttgccttgacccatttttccaacggctagttagagagagagagagagagaaagtggcgGTGGCGTTGTGACATCTAAAGCTTCTTGGGTCTCCCAGAGTTGTCATCTTCTTTTTTGGCctccgatgatgatgatgaacgAGTTTTAGAGATGTCTTTTGTGGTTGTGTCCGGTTCTGGATTTTGTGTGaaattttttgtgtgtttgattctaggggagagagagacggagatgGAGAAAGAAGAGTACCAGGTCTCCTcattttggatttgattattttACCTTATTTACAATTATGCCATTAAGAATAAAATGCATATATATTTGGGTTTGATAGTTGGAGATGTGCCTACCCAAAATGGGTTTCTACCCAAAatttaactcaaatttgagaaaaaaaaaagggtgaacgctggagatgctcttagaggcccgatttattctatttttcacTTAATGCCATGCTTTatcttgtttttgtgtttttattagtttcgcAGGAAATAAGGCGGTTATTGCGCCAAGTTTGGATTGCGAGGCCTTAAGGCTGTGTCGGACGTCGCCGTGGGAAGTCATGACAGAGGCGTCAGGCGTCAGGTGACGTGATGGAGGCATCGGGTACCAAAATTGCACGCAAAGCATGAAAATCTCACTAATGTAGGCGGTAGGGTTACAGCTCAGAAGTGTAGCCTTACAGAGTGCATTAGCTGGGGAACAGAGAAACCCGTAGCCCTATAGCTATTCCTTGTAGGGCTACCAAAGGCTTTAACGGGAAAAATTGTATTtcgattatttttaattttagactttggggattaatataaataccacCCCGAACTTCGTTTTTAGGGTTCGAACATTACATAGTAGCTTTTTCTTACGTTCTTTTTCTTCCAgagctcttttcttttgacgttttcaagttttgttcaagtaCTCGCATTtcggtaactcgtattaattttcgtccttcattaaagttgttcgttggaaTTTGTTTTATCTATTTCTTCTATTTGTTTCGTATTCGAATatatgattaattctagggtttctttctttttatttttaataatgagtgagtagtttttctgagatttggtcgctgggtaaaggcgtCGCGGCCCAATTAGGATTCATCTCGCAAATTTtcgcacattaatttaattaaataatttagttaGTGAAAACTACACCCATTGGACGAATTCGAGGCAATGTTagggctcatgtgagcaggAACGGGAGACTAAAACCTGTTTGCTGCTGTATACGGGACCGGCAACTTTAAGATTCGCATctttcggagtttccaattttccctaaatttaaccatttttagaattttgaaaagcgagtggattctgattgggtagcaagcgccggattccctacgaccgtgcctctctttttaattatttgagcaagttatctgttagtacTAACTAATCAATCAACTAAAAAACAAGGGGTgactacctaagagctaattttaatactacaacccgagttttcacagcacacacttcaccgtccttagtggattcgactccggtcttaccgggtattgtgctacatcggtctcaactctacgcttggggcaactcattattttaggtctaggataATACCAAACCCCTGCAGCTGTCCAGTAGGAATATCTTACAAGAGGGCTATTCGGTATCCTGCCCTCTATGTTCCTTGCATGTCGAAACTCCGGAGCATTTGTTTTTGTACTGCCAATTTTCTTAGAATACCTGGTCATTTATTATGGATTGGTGGCATATGTCATGGGTGTGTCCGAAATCGATATTTGATCTGGCTTTGTGGTGGTTTGATACCGGGTTTAGGAATCTGGAGAAAAATGTGTGGGAAGCAACCTTTTATGCAACTTTGTGGTCTCTATGGCTGGTTCGGAATGACTATGTGTTTAATAGTGCTACCACGAGTTTTGAGGTGGTGGGAGATTTGGTTAAAACTAGAGTTGCAATGTAGATGAAGACCAAGTTCGCGATCAAGATTTATTCAGTGGAGGAGTTCAAGGTGTTTCTTGATGGCATTCGTAAGCTCAAGTTGTAATTCATGTTGAGGGGTAGAGTCCGTCCAACTTAGTGTTGGATGGGCTAGTTTTGTatgccttctttttcttctccctcgatgtaccctttcgagttttaataaaaagtttcgtctgccgagcaaaaaaaaaaaaaactctaatacTACAAGTTGTCTGATTAAGTTCCAACATCTCCCCAAAAATCAATTGATATTAAAGAAGTACTTTACTTAATTCTTTTATGGTATTCGACATGCATCGGCCATCGTACAATTTCTATAGCAATCATAGAGACATTATTGTGTCTCTGTCAATTAATTGGCCATCGTACAATTTCTATAGCAATCATAGAGACAATGGAATCTGACATAGAAGCATGTGATGAGTACGAAATCTTTTGGCTCCATTATCTTCTGGAAATTAAGTTCTGATCATATGAGCTCTCCTTCGTTGTTTCCCCAACAAATCCAATGATTGGAAACCCCAGGTTGGCTGGTCGTATTGGTCAGCGAGTTAGGATTTACTCCCTCCTCATATCCGAAAAAATTCTTAATGCAAGATTATTTGTAACACCTCTTTTACATCAATTAGGTAGCATTTGCAAACATAAAAACACtcaatacaaataaaaaaataatacaccTAATCCATAATACAACTACTCGAGTTTGGGATGTGGTGGATCTAATCAAAATTAGGGTGGCTATGTGGATGAAGACCATGCATGACCTCAAGTTATATATGGTAGAGGATTTTAAGGAATACTTGAATGGAATTCATAAGTTGAGATTTTAGTTTACTTTTGAGGTGTTTCTAATCCCACTTTATGCTggatgtttatttttgtttgttcttctCCTTTTATTGAGAAACACTTTGCGTCTCTCTTTTCattcctcgatgtacccttttgagcttaataaaatttcgttcgccgagaaaaaaaaatacaaaaaaaaaaaagtccataTCTTCATATACTTGAAAGGAAACTATTAACAATATATTCAGCGTACTATCCAAAACtaagaaattctcaaaatttaaaAGTCTTTAATTCAAAGCCCGAGACCTCACAAATTAATCACCATATACTATTCCCCGTGAATTCTTATACACAATCTCGCTCCTTCCCCTAGACTACCCAAAATTTAATGTCTTGGTGACTATTAGGGTCCGATTGGATGAGGGATGAATTTTGAGGTGGTGTTTCTGTTGCATTTTCTCATTAGATGGTTCTCCCTCTCGACCTTGTATGGTGATTTTGAGGTGTTCCTATATCATTACACACCGGAATATTGGAGAATGAAGTTTTTAAAGTGGAAAATATGCAATTTGTAGGATCAGTATCTTGTACTGGTAAGTTACGTTATCGTATATaacacataaaagagacaaaatcCAAccttttattcttctctttaCCTCAAGAAACACTAGCTAACATATTTGAAGTCTTTGCACATGCAAGTGTAATGGGTTCAATTATCACAGATAAAACCCGGTTTTTTGCTTTGTTATCCGGAGCTCCATGCCCATCTCCGTTTTGGTAAGTGCATTGGGCAATCCGAGCAGGGTTAAAAGCCGTTTCAATAAACGGTTTCTCAAATGGAGAATCAGTTGCTACTCGTTCtttgttcatcttcttccacGCTTCCTCGATCAAACTACTTATGTGCTTTCGGGCTTCTTGTTCAGAAACTCCGGTTTCGTGCATGTAACAGAGGATTGAGTTTGCAGATTCACCTCTCTCCAACTCAGCCTATGACATAAAAGCAAATAAGAAATATGTTGTTATGATGAAGTACGTACTGATATTGATTgtatattgtaagaaaatccAGTGGCACCTAGTAAAAATCATGATGGTAGATCTTGGATTGGTAgaggtttttattttgtacaaCGCCAATTAATAGTGAAATCTTTACATAAATTGCATACCTTGGATGTGGCCAAATCATTGGAAAAACGAAAAATGAGAGATGAACACTCCACAAGAGGATGGTACTTCTTCTCTAGGCACTCCAGAGCCTCTTTTGTAATAGTTTCAGTCAACAAGAAGTAGACATGGATTGATATAAGCACCCCCGATACCGAAACCAATGCATTGTCAAGATATGCCTTAAATGTTGGAGTCTCCCTGTTTGAACACCATTTTGCTTCCCTCAAGAATGTTTTGCATATATCTGCCCACTGTGATATATATTTCAACGTAATTAACAAATCTATGGAATCTGCAATTACTAAATATAGATTGGTCGGGACACAATgctcgatttggtttggcaCACCATCCTCACAGAGAAAATCCTCATAGAGGATCCCGATCGCTCTTTGTGAGGATGGTGTGAAGGTTTTCATCCAAAtactagtattttttaagaatatacTCCGTGTATGCATACCGCTCTTTTTAAGTATGGGATGATGTTAACTCCTTTTCGTTTAAGAATGTCATAAGCCATTTCATTGGTAGTGTTGTAGAGAGCTAGGAAGCACAACTTCATGTAGTCGGGAAGGATTTCCACAGCCTCTATATCCCATCTGTAATGTAACAATTACCAAATCTTTGAAATGTCATTACGAggaaattagaaaaattaacTCGCAAATATCTATGgacattttaaaattatttgacACTAGTATTTTGTCAGTTATAAGCCACAATTGTGTGTCTTTCGCTGGCGAATTTGCAAGTGCAACGACCATTAAAGACAGTATATTATTTTCAAAGAAATTAAAGCATATTTTTTGCAAACCTGTGAACAGCTGCTGTGAATAGTTCAAGCTCATCCAATGATCCGTAAACGTCATAGACATCATCAATGGTGGTTACAAGTGCTGCCAATTTCGTTAAACTCTTTCGGCAATCACTGAATTTGGGCTCAAAAATCATGCCCACATTCCAAAAGTAGCATTCCATCGATCTGTCCCTCATAAAACTCAACCTTTTTCCCAAGCTTATATCTTCCCACCAcctatatatatttaaaaaaagaaaagaaaagaaacataaatATCGGATTACAAAGAGGAAAATTCCCTACCTTTTCTTGTTGAAAGTTTAAGATCCAAATGAAGCATCAGTGGACAATTTATATAAAGCTCTAGATTGGTCAAAAGTTTATATTGGGGCTAGCTATTTGCGATAGTTGtgaatatatttattatttatttataacatGTGGCATTAGTTTAAATTAAGATTTTAAATTCTCGTAGAAGtggatttgaaattcaaaattacaaaaagtcaATGGACGGTCCAAATTTAAATTTGGTGTGGTAGGGACACCTGAAGTGAATCTAAACTacatgttgaattttttttgcaggtttgATGCTAAATTTGGCTACGCTTGAATTTACCTTGACATGTCTTTGAGCTCTCCTTGAAGCATAGATTGCACCATGTTGAACTCCAACTTAGCCATTTCAAGTAGCAAATAATTTACATCGTTACTTTTACCATAAGCTTCAATATACCACCTTGCCTCAAGCCTTAGCATCCTATGCTGCAAAGGCATTTCCAGTGCATGATTTATTTGTTCCATAAGGTCTTCGTTCGCTATCTTTCCCTTCAGATGTTTGGTTGTGAATACTTTGGCCTCTTCCATCAGTTTTTCTCCATCAAATGAAAAGTAAGAAGCTTCATACAAACTTAGCAATCCATTGGTGTCCTTGCTTAGGGATTCCATGAAGTTTCCATTTTCGTCCTTGAATCTCTTAAACACATCTGGACTGTTGGGGTCCACCCATAGTGGTGGGGTTATTTTGTGTAACACCCTTAGTGTTGGGTATTGAGCGTATTTACCCTTGGAGTcccttatatatagttgtaaaccctattagggttagtgtgtgacataatgtgagggagagggtgaggcgagcgTGGGGGGGCCGGTCTGTGGCCTCCCGGAGAGGAACCGGCGTGTGGTTCATgaagagttttttcatctttattgtatattgtgtgaatatataatcaaagggagtttttctctgaaatcactgcGTGGATTGTGTTCATGGTGTCCCTCACGGTcccaacaattggtatcagagcggggttGAAGAAGAGGGTTACCGAAAAAACCACGGGTtcgatttctaaaaaaaagttgCTCACAAACCTCATGTTTTGTCACCCGAGGAGGTCGCACGGGTCATTCGATCGCAGTGGGCGGAGTCGGCAACGGGCAGAGAAGCTGTTTTGAAAAGCCCGAGGTCATGGATGATCAAAGACAAGTTTTGAGCATTGGGTTGTGTTCAGCTTGAGGAGACGATCACGGATTGGGGTAGCACGTCGCCGGAAGAGCTCGGAGATAGCGGCAATGGCCGGTCGAAGGCGGCGGCGAGTTGGCGGAGGTGCGGTTGAAGGGCGGCCCATACAAGGAGTGGTCGGATGCAAGATTGGAGCACGAGGCTGTGTTTGTCTCGTCGAGACAAGCTCGGGGACGGTCGAGTGGTCGCCGGGGTCCACCGCAGTAAGCCGCACGCACGGCCAGAAGCAGCGGCGCGTGGTCGCGAGTCAGATCTACGCAGCGCGTGAGCTGCACGGGCAGGAGTTGGCTGGCACACGCTGGCACACGCCAGGCGTGTGTGGTCAACGCCACATGGGCGGTCAAAGCTGACTCAGTGCCCAGTCAGCAGCGCCATGTCAGCGAACACGTGGCAGTGCCACGTCATCAAATGGGGGTCCATTGGAGGCTGCCACGTCATCGATCAACTGTCCACGTCATCCAGTCAATGATGTCGTGGCAGTCCAGTCAGCAGGAATCAGAAGTTTAGAGACAATTCGGGTTGTGAGGAGGCTTGGTGCAACATAGGGATTGGTTCCGGACGGCCATGGGAGGTCGTGATCAGTCGTGGGAGACCTAGTGAGTAAGGATACATTCTTTCGAGTGTTGCATCCCAGTTTGGGGGGTGCTGGAGAGCTCGTCTGGTAATGACACAGGCACTTATTAGGGACGACAAATCGGAGATCAAAGGTTGCAAGGAAAAGCCTGGAGTGGAACGAGGATGAACCGAGTGGCAGGAGAAGACCCGAGAGAAATGACTGAGAGTGGTTGGATGCACTGGGAGTGGCAGATGTGATGAAGACCTATCATCGGGAGATGCAGTTGTGATTCGGACtgcatgaggatgatgatgggcAGCTGATACATGCTTGTGGAGAGTACAGACAGATAGAGCTGATGTTTGGTACTAGACAAGTAGTATGAGTTTTTTGTGACAGTGAACAGATGAAGCAATAGTTGCGGAGACACACAGGAAGGGCACTGGAGTATGAGGAGTCATGACCTAAGATGTACAGGAGTGTCGGTTACTGAATCAGATTGTGTGTGGAATAGTCTGCAGACGGCGGGCAACTGGTTGTTTGGGAGATGTTCACGGGAGCTCTGGACAGAGGGATGGAGATGGAGACCAGACGATGCATCGCTGGGATCTCTTCctttgtggattttgtgattgaaTTCTCTCTATGGTATGCGGCCGCATGAGAAGGAGAGATGAAGTCACAGATTGCATCCTGGTAAGGATGTGGGCACTTCGGTCAAGGGGGTGCGAGCACTCTATTGAGGGGGTGCTAAATATCGGCTGAGATGTCGATATTGCAGCCGGACAGCGCTGCAGGTTTAGCCTCGGAAGATCTAGTCTTGCAAGGAGACATTCAGTCAGGCAGGAGTACTTCGGTGAGGGGGTGCTGGCAGCTAGACTTGGAGTGACACAGGCGCTTTGCTAGAGAGGCTGGACAGATGCAACAATTGCCCACTCTGGGTggagggggtgattgttggggtCCACCCATAGTGGTGGGGTTATTTTGTGTAACACCCTTAGTGTTGGGTATTGAGCGTATTTACCCTTGGAGTcccttatatatagttgtaaaccctattagggttagtgtgtgacataatgtgagggagagggtgaggcgagcgTGGGGGGGCCGGTCTGTGGCCTCCCGGAGAGGAACCGGCGTGTGGTTCATgaagagttttttcatctttattgtatattgtgtgaatatataatcaaagggagtttttctctgaaatcactgcGTGGATTGTGTTCATGGTGTCCCTCACGGTCCCAACATGGACAACATCGCACAAAATGTTATCTATTTGCAGGAACAATAGGTgttattcaaaacaacattAATTGCTTCAAGTGAATCCAAAAGAGTAAGCTTGGTGGTCATGAAGGCTTGGGTCTTAAGGTTCGCTTCGTTTTAATATTTCAAGTTCGACTTTAGCATGTGGAACAACTATGGGAGTCATCCATGGTGTGATTAAGCTGGTCTGAAATATCTTgttttattgggaaaaaaaatcaagacatTGGTTCAGgtaacaagaaaaataatacCTTGGGAGACCTCATAACCATGTTGTCTACAGAGCCTAAAGCAGAGCGCAATAGCATGAATACCAATCTTTTGATCTTCCATCACATTATTTCCATTCCTCGGTAGTATAATTTTATCAAGTGCTCTCTTGATATCCTTGTCAAAGTGATAGCTCAATCCCAAGCGTTGAATATCATCTATCAGTTCGAGTATTGTCAATGAATTTGAATATGTATCCCAAATCATAGCCTTTACATCCTCCTTCAGTTTCTCTGCCCTCTGCTTCTGTATTTCATCCTAAAACAAATATTACAAGCAAAAACTATTATAATCATCCAAAATTGGTAAATGCTGAATTACACTTTTGGTTcttatatttcaataaaatttcactTTAAATCATTCAAATTAAACTCTATGATCCGTTGTAACATCACACACGTATCTCCATCTCAATTTCTCCTGACCAATTTGGGAGGACATTTtcgaattttgaaaatgttactCTTTCTGCATGGAACTTTATCAAAAGATGGCAAATGGACTAcattgaaacaaaaacaaaaaaaagcaa
Coding sequences:
- the LOC131323087 gene encoding tricyclene synthase EBOS, chloroplastic-like isoform X1, encoding MVDQDSQQTSKRRSANYQPTAWDSDFIKSLKNHDVDEIQKQRAEKLKEDVKAMIWDTYSNSLTILELIDDIQRLGLSYHFDKDIKRALDKIILPRNGNNVMEDQKIGIHAIALCFRLCRQHGYEVSQDVFKRFKDENGNFMESLSKDTNGLLSLYEASYFSFDGEKLMEEAKVFTTKHLKGKIANEDLMEQINHALEMPLQHRMLRLEARWYIEAYGKSNDVNYLLLEMAKLEFNMVQSMLQGELKDMSRWWEDISLGKRLSFMRDRSMECYFWNVGMIFEPKFSDCRKSLTKLAALVTTIDDVYDVYGSLDELELFTAAVHRWDIEAVEILPDYMKLCFLALYNTTNEMAYDILKRKGVNIIPYLKRAWADICKTFLREAKWCSNRETPTFKAYLDNALVSVSGVLISIHVYFLLTETITKEALECLEKKYHPLVECSSLIFRFSNDLATSKAELERGESANSILCYMHETGVSEQEARKHISSLIEEAWKKMNKERVATDSPFEKPFIETAFNPARIAQCTYQNGDGHGAPDNKAKNRVLSVIIEPITLACAKTSNMLASVS
- the LOC131323087 gene encoding tricyclene synthase EBOS, chloroplastic-like isoform X2; the encoded protein is MKMSIHMFFGPHPTCSKQKSVHCAYLQSSAMVEGYSQQPSKRQSAHYQPTAWNSDFIKSLKNHNNTDEIQKQRAEKLKEDVKAMIWDTYSNSLTILELIDDIQRLGLSYHFDKDIKRALDKIILPRNGNNVMEDQKIGIHAIALCFRLCRQHGYEVSQDVFKRFKDENGNFMESLSKDTNGLLSLYEASYFSFDGEKLMEEAKVFTTKHLKGKIANEDLMEQINHALEMPLQHRMLRLEARWYIEAYGKSNDVNYLLLEMAKLEFNMVQSMLQGELKDMSRWWEDISLGKRLSFMRDRSMECYFWNVGMIFEPKFSDCRKSLTKLAALVTTIDDVYDVYGSLDELELFTAAVHRWDIEAVEILPDYMKLCFLALYNTTNEMAYDILKRKGVNIIPYLKRAWADICKTFLREAKWCSNRETPTFKAYLDNALVSVSGVLISIHVYFLLTETITKEALECLEKKYHPLVECSSLIFRFSNDLATSKAELERGESANSILCYMHETGVSEQEARKHISSLIEEAWKKMNKERVATDSPFEKPFIETAFNPARIAQCTYQNGDGHGAPDNKAKNRVLSVIIEPITLACAKTSNMLASVS